One Aliiroseovarius sediminilitoris DNA window includes the following coding sequences:
- a CDS encoding NAD(P)/FAD-dependent oxidoreductase, whose product MQQRTQEITIIGGGLVGLSVALGLLMAGQRVRVLDGADSDARASQGNFGLIWGQGKGWDFAPYANWTMDALTAWPAFAQQLRGLSGIDVALDQPGGYEFFTDPTEFDAFKAELAQQAIHLGKRARYEMLSGDDLRSQMQGIGPDVVGASFSLCDGHVNPLRFLRALRCSVQTMGGHVRLGATVSAIRPQPKGGFALVLADGETLYTEQVVLCAGLGAATLARDLGFNTQVRPQLGELLITEKLGDRLPFLSSTIRQVDEGGVQIGGTKANAGLNDHETLPIMSKLAHHAVTVFPALADVRVVRAWGALRVMSPDGYPVYAKSSMHPGAFLVTCHSGVTLAPLHASVLAEWILNTSATPELEAFDECRFALSHAA is encoded by the coding sequence ATGCAGCAACGCACCCAAGAAATCACCATCATCGGCGGCGGGCTTGTCGGCCTGTCTGTGGCCCTCGGCCTGCTGATGGCCGGACAGCGTGTTCGGGTGTTAGACGGGGCAGATAGCGATGCGCGTGCGTCACAGGGGAACTTCGGTCTCATTTGGGGCCAAGGCAAAGGCTGGGATTTCGCCCCTTACGCCAATTGGACAATGGATGCGCTGACCGCTTGGCCCGCTTTCGCGCAACAGTTGCGAGGGCTGTCGGGGATCGACGTGGCGCTGGATCAGCCTGGGGGCTACGAGTTTTTTACCGATCCGACAGAGTTTGACGCTTTCAAAGCAGAGTTGGCGCAGCAGGCCATCCATTTGGGCAAGCGCGCCCGCTATGAAATGCTCAGCGGCGATGATCTGCGCAGCCAGATGCAAGGCATCGGGCCAGATGTCGTCGGCGCGAGCTTCTCGCTCTGCGATGGCCATGTAAACCCGCTCCGCTTTCTTCGCGCCCTTCGCTGTTCGGTTCAGACGATGGGCGGGCATGTGAGGCTGGGCGCAACCGTTTCCGCGATCAGGCCGCAGCCTAAGGGTGGTTTTGCGCTGGTGCTGGCCGATGGGGAAACGCTCTACACCGAGCAGGTCGTGCTCTGCGCCGGGTTGGGCGCTGCCACGCTGGCCCGGGATCTTGGCTTTAATACACAGGTCAGGCCGCAGCTTGGCGAGTTGCTGATCACCGAAAAGTTAGGCGACCGCCTGCCGTTCCTGTCCAGCACCATCCGGCAGGTCGACGAGGGCGGCGTGCAGATAGGCGGCACCAAGGCGAATGCGGGGCTTAATGATCATGAGACTTTACCTATCATGTCCAAACTCGCGCACCATGCGGTCACGGTTTTCCCGGCGCTCGCCGATGTGCGGGTTGTCCGGGCTTGGGGCGCGCTGCGGGTCATGTCGCCGGATGGCTATCCGGTCTATGCCAAATCCAGCATGCATCCTGGTGCCTTTCTGGTGACCTGCCACAGCGGTGTCACGCTTGCCCCGCTACACGCCAGTGTGCTGGCTGAGTGGATTTTGAACACATCCGCCACCCCTGAACTGGAGGCTTTCGATGAATGTCGCTTCGCGCTTTCGCACGCTGCCTGA
- a CDS encoding LysR substrate-binding domain-containing protein, which translates to MGALLHAIPPPPKLQHCAHKNNRNICANHSLRLWNFMLPRLTHRQIEAFRAVMETGKVTSAAAVLGTTQPSVSKLIADLERAAGFNMFERQGRQVVPTSEARALYEEVERAFVGMMEISRVIQDIRDFRTGSLLIAGMPALALKLLPDVIAEFIAAEPGITVSLRTRSSQAVLRHLSSQQFDLGFAALDNDHPAVLRRELFTAPMLAVLPLSHELERKTVLLPGDFDQRPFIALGAEIGTRSETDAFLLAGGARPRIVAEAQLSASICELVAAGAGISIVEPVTAMHFANLGKILVRPLSPVQPFRYDLLLPATRQPSRIAKQFLKLVEARFDTLLGVHG; encoded by the coding sequence TTGGGTGCGTTGCTGCATGCGATTCCTCCGCCGCCAAAATTGCAGCATTGCGCTCATAAGAATAATCGTAATATTTGCGCAAACCATTCTCTCAGGTTATGGAATTTCATGCTCCCTCGGCTCACGCACCGTCAGATCGAAGCCTTCCGCGCTGTGATGGAGACCGGCAAGGTCACCTCGGCCGCCGCTGTGCTGGGAACAACGCAACCATCGGTCAGCAAGCTGATTGCGGATTTGGAACGCGCCGCTGGTTTTAATATGTTTGAGCGACAGGGCAGGCAGGTCGTGCCCACCTCTGAAGCACGCGCGCTTTATGAAGAAGTTGAGCGGGCTTTCGTCGGGATGATGGAGATTTCCCGCGTTATCCAAGACATCCGAGACTTTCGGACCGGAAGCTTGCTGATTGCGGGGATGCCAGCACTGGCTCTGAAACTACTGCCCGATGTAATCGCCGAATTCATCGCAGCCGAACCCGGAATCACTGTGTCTTTGCGCACCAGAAGCTCTCAGGCGGTGCTACGTCACCTAAGTTCGCAGCAATTCGATCTCGGCTTTGCTGCTTTGGATAACGACCATCCCGCTGTCCTGCGCCGCGAGTTGTTCACGGCACCAATGTTGGCCGTGCTGCCCCTGTCTCACGAGCTTGAGCGGAAAACAGTGCTCTTGCCGGGAGATTTCGATCAGCGCCCGTTCATCGCGCTCGGCGCAGAAATTGGAACCCGCTCCGAAACCGATGCATTTTTGCTCGCGGGCGGTGCTCGTCCTCGGATCGTTGCCGAGGCGCAATTGTCTGCGTCGATCTGTGAATTGGTGGCCGCTGGGGCTGGCATTTCAATAGTAGAGCCTGTGACGGCAATGCATTTTGCCAACCTCGGTAAGATTCTGGTGCGCCCTCTGTCGCCTGTTCAGCCATTTCGATATGATCTGCTTCTGCCAGCCACCCGCCAACCGTCGCGCATAGCGAAGCAGTTTTTGAAATTAGTTGAAGCGCGATTTGACACGCTTCTTGGTGTTCATGGATAG
- a CDS encoding helix-turn-helix domain-containing protein, which translates to MKLREQVGLNIRNLRNSRGLSQEQLALAADLDRSYISEIELAKFSASIDVLERIAYALEVTPKELFNERG; encoded by the coding sequence ATGAAATTACGGGAACAAGTAGGGTTAAATATCCGGAATCTAAGAAATTCCAGAGGGTTGAGCCAAGAACAATTAGCATTAGCTGCCGACCTGGATCGCAGCTATATCAGCGAGATCGAGCTCGCGAAATTCTCAGCATCGATCGATGTTCTAGAGCGGATCGCGTATGCTCTCGAGGTCACTCCCAAGGAATTGTTTAACGAGAGGGGCTAG
- a CDS encoding Arc family DNA-binding protein: MPDQSSQTQDKFIVRLPDGLRDRIRLAAEANHRSMNAEVVALLEENYPAPVPEKLDDPAARLLFWLAKRIRRRNPKPGTPRDKQAALYERIAGDIAERMKDIGE; encoded by the coding sequence ATGCCAGATCAAAGCTCTCAAACTCAGGATAAATTCATCGTGCGTCTGCCCGACGGCCTGCGCGATCGAATACGCCTCGCAGCCGAGGCCAACCATCGCAGCATGAATGCTGAGGTCGTTGCCCTCCTCGAAGAAAACTATCCAGCTCCTGTGCCGGAAAAATTGGATGACCCCGCAGCGAGGTTGCTCTTCTGGCTTGCCAAACGCATCCGCCGAAGGAACCCGAAGCCCGGAACTCCCAGAGACAAGCAAGCCGCCCTGTATGAGCGCATTGCAGGTGATATCGCGGAACGTATGAAGGACATCGGCGAATAG
- a CDS encoding Arc family DNA-binding protein translates to MNSRKPMQLRLPQELKEWIKAESDRNGNSQNSEVIRAIRAAKDRRSSLGTFEKITMDQSGNARC, encoded by the coding sequence ATGAACAGTCGTAAACCAATGCAGCTTCGGCTTCCGCAAGAGCTCAAAGAGTGGATCAAGGCGGAGTCTGATCGCAATGGAAACTCCCAAAATTCGGAAGTGATCCGCGCCATTCGCGCGGCGAAGGATAGACGTTCTTCACTTGGTACATTTGAAAAAATCACTATGGACCAGAGTGGTAATGCGCGTTGTTAA
- a CDS encoding site-specific integrase — MTRTSLPKYVYNDRGYLRFIRRSRGISVMMHEEAGTPEFWDHYNRLLKGKPAPAPVKRNFEALILSYYESDAYKKLKPRTRSDYRRYISHIREIWAEKDPARIETHHIYELHRANADHWRQANYLVQVMVVLMNHARLIGFIKKEHGNPAKGIPLYKQQSDGWEPWPDDVRAEFEALASKRARLVYELCVGTGQRIGDVVKMKWEHFSDEGFDFTQGKTDKPLWIPLTDRLKAHLDGLARTDGTVVTDAKGRPVSYRIVAEEMRTIKKKMKHERASYYKTHGLRKNATIELYLAGCDDEMVKAVTGHSGVEMLKKYGGPIRQRELAKRAQEARNQMERSKTET; from the coding sequence ATGACCCGCACGAGCCTGCCAAAATACGTCTATAATGATAGGGGGTATCTCCGGTTTATCCGGCGTTCACGCGGTATCTCGGTCATGATGCACGAGGAAGCGGGCACGCCGGAATTTTGGGATCATTACAATCGCCTGCTGAAGGGAAAACCAGCGCCTGCGCCGGTGAAGCGTAATTTTGAGGCGTTGATTCTCAGTTACTACGAGAGCGACGCCTACAAGAAGCTGAAGCCCCGGACGAGATCGGACTATCGGCGGTACATCAGCCACATTCGTGAGATCTGGGCCGAGAAAGACCCGGCAAGGATCGAAACCCATCACATCTACGAATTGCACCGCGCCAATGCGGATCACTGGCGGCAAGCCAACTACCTTGTCCAGGTCATGGTCGTCTTGATGAATCACGCCCGGTTGATCGGCTTCATCAAGAAAGAGCACGGCAATCCGGCGAAGGGTATTCCGCTTTACAAGCAGCAGAGCGACGGCTGGGAGCCTTGGCCAGATGATGTTCGGGCCGAGTTCGAAGCGCTGGCTTCAAAGAGGGCGCGGCTGGTTTACGAGCTGTGCGTTGGAACAGGCCAGCGTATTGGCGATGTCGTGAAGATGAAATGGGAGCACTTCTCCGATGAAGGATTCGATTTCACGCAGGGCAAAACCGACAAGCCACTTTGGATCCCGCTCACCGACCGCCTGAAAGCCCATCTCGACGGGCTCGCACGAACGGACGGCACTGTTGTGACCGACGCTAAAGGTCGACCAGTGAGCTACCGGATCGTTGCTGAGGAAATGCGCACCATCAAAAAGAAGATGAAGCACGAGAGGGCGAGCTACTACAAAACGCACGGGCTCAGGAAAAATGCGACGATCGAGCTGTATCTGGCTGGATGTGATGACGAGATGGTCAAGGCGGTCACCGGCCATTCAGGCGTCGAGATGCTGAAAAAGTACGGTGGGCCGATCCGGCAAAGGGAGCTCGCTAAGCGCGCTCAAGAGGCAAGAAATCAAATGGAACGAAGCAAGACCGAAACGTGA
- a CDS encoding protein-L-isoaspartate O-methyltransferase family protein gives MTDFAMRRTMMVDTQVRPSDVTKFPIIEAMLSVPREDYVPDAKREAAYVGENIPLEGGRVMLEPRTLAKMLDAVDIQSDELVLDLGCGFGYSSAIIARLADFVVAVEEDETMAAEAQANLSEHGADNVAVIAGPLTEGNAKNGPYDVVLIQGAVEAVPSAITDQLKDGGRICCIFAEGMLGTVKVGYKIDGNVVWRHSFSAGAPVIDGFKKTREFVL, from the coding sequence ATGACTGATTTTGCCATGCGCCGCACGATGATGGTGGACACGCAAGTTCGCCCGTCTGATGTGACCAAATTCCCGATTATCGAAGCGATGCTTTCTGTCCCCCGCGAAGACTATGTGCCGGACGCCAAACGCGAAGCTGCCTATGTTGGCGAGAATATCCCACTGGAGGGTGGACGCGTTATGCTGGAGCCGCGCACATTGGCGAAAATGCTGGATGCCGTGGATATTCAGAGCGATGAACTGGTGCTTGATCTGGGATGCGGGTTTGGATACAGCTCTGCCATTATCGCGCGCCTTGCCGATTTCGTTGTCGCCGTCGAAGAGGACGAGACGATGGCGGCGGAAGCACAGGCGAACCTTTCCGAGCACGGGGCAGACAATGTCGCGGTCATCGCCGGTCCTCTGACCGAGGGAAATGCCAAGAACGGCCCGTATGATGTGGTTCTGATCCAGGGAGCGGTTGAGGCTGTGCCATCGGCGATCACGGATCAACTGAAGGACGGTGGCCGGATCTGCTGTATATTTGCCGAAGGTATGCTGGGCACTGTGAAAGTGGGTTACAAGATCGACGGGAATGTTGTGTGGCGCCATAGTTTCAGCGCCGGTGCCCCGGTGATCGACGGGTTTAAAAAAACCCGCGAATTTGTACTTTAA
- a CDS encoding TolC family outer membrane protein: protein MKCASVLLAIGVSAAQAPLAMAETLSDAMAAAYKQSGLLDQNQALLRAADEDVAIAQAALRPTLNYAITHGWTDPNTSISGNSAWATTASLTAEFLIYNFGRGKAAVEAQKEIVLATRDGLVSVEQQVLLRAVKAYVDVRSAVENAQLQSNSVRVLTQELRAANDRFEVGEVTQTDVALAQARLAAARANEASARGNLAIAREEYRAATGNLPGALSTPPALPMTAKTLDAAKAIARQGHPDILAAQHNVAAADLAIEISMAAMKPALVGSAETKWQDVGGTDFVSNNVGVSLRGTIYSGGKLSADYRKAVANAEAARAGLHQTRLAVDQGVANAWAQLAIAAASLEATERQIRASRVALRGAREEAQLGSRTTLDVLNAEQELLNAEASRITAQSNQYLAAYSLLSSMGLLTAEHLKLGVVIYDPEAYFNTVKSAPVQRVSPQGKRLDSLLEALGKN from the coding sequence ATGAAATGTGCAAGCGTCCTGTTGGCGATCGGCGTTTCTGCCGCGCAGGCGCCGTTGGCCATGGCGGAAACGCTGTCTGATGCAATGGCAGCCGCTTATAAGCAGAGTGGTCTTCTGGATCAAAACCAAGCTCTGTTACGCGCGGCGGACGAGGATGTCGCGATTGCACAGGCAGCACTGCGCCCGACCTTGAACTATGCCATTACCCATGGCTGGACGGACCCGAACACCAGCATTTCCGGCAACTCGGCATGGGCCACAACGGCGTCGTTGACGGCCGAGTTTCTGATCTACAATTTCGGGCGCGGCAAGGCGGCAGTTGAGGCACAGAAAGAGATTGTTTTGGCCACGCGCGACGGATTGGTCAGCGTCGAGCAGCAAGTGCTTTTGCGTGCGGTCAAGGCCTATGTGGACGTTCGATCTGCCGTCGAGAATGCACAGCTTCAGAGCAATTCGGTCCGGGTTTTGACACAGGAATTGCGTGCGGCCAATGACCGGTTCGAAGTGGGCGAAGTGACCCAGACAGATGTCGCATTGGCACAGGCCCGTCTGGCCGCGGCGCGCGCCAACGAAGCTTCGGCGCGCGGCAATCTGGCAATCGCCCGTGAAGAATATCGGGCGGCAACCGGAAACTTGCCCGGTGCGCTGTCCACACCGCCAGCCCTGCCGATGACGGCAAAAACACTGGATGCAGCCAAAGCAATCGCGCGTCAGGGGCACCCTGATATTCTTGCGGCGCAACACAATGTGGCAGCGGCTGACCTTGCTATCGAGATTTCGATGGCCGCCATGAAACCGGCGCTGGTCGGCAGCGCGGAAACCAAATGGCAAGATGTGGGCGGAACGGATTTTGTCTCCAACAACGTCGGGGTGTCGCTTCGGGGAACGATCTATTCTGGTGGTAAGCTATCGGCGGACTATCGCAAAGCGGTCGCAAATGCTGAAGCGGCTCGCGCCGGGTTGCATCAGACCCGTTTGGCTGTCGATCAGGGCGTTGCCAATGCCTGGGCGCAGCTTGCCATTGCGGCGGCTTCTCTGGAAGCGACCGAACGTCAGATCCGCGCCAGCCGGGTTGCCCTGCGCGGTGCCCGGGAAGAAGCACAACTCGGGTCGCGCACCACGCTTGACGTGCTGAATGCCGAGCAAGAGCTCTTGAACGCAGAGGCCAGTCGCATCACCGCACAATCCAACCAATACCTCGCGGCCTATTCACTGTTGTCGTCGATGGGATTGCTGACCGCAGAGCACCTGAAACTGGGCGTGGTGATCTATGATCCCGAGGCCTATTTCAATACGGTCAAGTCCGCACCGGTCCAACGGGTCAGCCCGCAGGGCAAGCGTTTGGACAGCCTGTTGGAAGCACTTGGCAAAAATTGA
- a CDS encoding cobyric acid synthase, which produces MTKAIMIQGAGSNVGKSLLVAGIARACVIRGLNVAPFKPQNMSNNAAVTVDGGEIGRAQALQARACGLKPMVDMNPVLLKPETDTGAQVIVQGQRFTTMKARDYGKAKADLMPRVLDSFHRLGTGRDLIIVEGAGSPAEINLRAGDIANMGFAEAANLPVVLAGDIDRGGVIAQLVGTHAVLPARDRNRIKAFLVNKFRGDPTLFADGAAAIADRTGWHDLGTLPWFADAWRLPAEDVMDIATRPGGAFKIAVPRLNRIANFDDLDPLVNEPDVTVDIIEPGRALPGDAHLVLIPGSKSTIADLADFRAQGWDVDLAAHIRRGGHVLGICGGYQMLGQKIIDQSGIEGPPGQVAGLGHLLITTHLEPKKTLALIKARHIASGEPVKGYEIHLGRSTGPDTARAWLSVDGRPEGAVSADGRVLGCYLHGLFSADGFRKAYLEELGARAASSGFETRVDTTLDALAQHVETHLDLDRLLSLAE; this is translated from the coding sequence ATGACCAAAGCGATCATGATACAGGGCGCAGGCTCGAACGTGGGAAAATCCCTGCTGGTGGCAGGGATCGCGCGCGCCTGTGTTATACGCGGCCTGAATGTCGCGCCGTTCAAGCCACAAAACATGTCGAACAATGCCGCTGTGACCGTCGACGGTGGCGAGATCGGGCGGGCGCAGGCCCTTCAGGCACGCGCTTGCGGGTTAAAGCCGATGGTCGACATGAACCCTGTGCTGCTGAAGCCCGAAACCGACACCGGCGCGCAAGTGATCGTGCAGGGACAACGTTTTACCACAATGAAAGCCCGCGACTATGGCAAGGCCAAGGCCGATCTGATGCCACGTGTGCTGGATAGTTTTCACCGGTTGGGCACAGGCCGCGATCTGATCATCGTCGAAGGTGCGGGCAGCCCCGCCGAGATCAACCTGCGCGCGGGCGACATTGCCAATATGGGCTTTGCCGAGGCCGCGAACCTGCCCGTCGTGCTGGCCGGTGACATCGACCGCGGCGGAGTGATCGCACAGCTTGTGGGCACTCATGCGGTGCTGCCAGCCCGGGATCGCAACCGGATCAAAGCCTTTCTGGTAAACAAGTTTCGCGGCGACCCGACCCTGTTTGCCGACGGCGCCGCCGCAATCGCGGACCGCACCGGCTGGCATGATCTGGGCACGCTACCCTGGTTCGCCGACGCGTGGCGCCTGCCTGCCGAGGATGTGATGGACATCGCGACCCGTCCGGGGGGTGCGTTCAAAATCGCGGTGCCGCGTCTGAACCGAATTGCGAATTTCGATGATCTGGACCCGCTGGTTAACGAACCCGACGTAACGGTCGATATCATCGAACCCGGCCGTGCGCTGCCCGGTGACGCCCATTTGGTGCTGATCCCCGGTTCGAAATCCACCATTGCCGACCTCGCAGATTTCCGCGCCCAAGGATGGGATGTGGATCTGGCCGCCCATATTCGACGCGGTGGTCATGTGTTGGGGATATGTGGTGGTTATCAGATGCTGGGGCAGAAGATCATCGACCAGAGCGGGATCGAAGGCCCACCTGGACAGGTGGCAGGTCTGGGGCACCTTCTGATCACCACCCATTTGGAACCCAAGAAGACCTTGGCCTTGATCAAAGCCCGTCACATCGCCTCGGGCGAGCCTGTCAAGGGCTATGAAATCCATCTGGGTCGCAGCACCGGCCCGGACACTGCACGTGCCTGGCTGTCAGTGGATGGCCGACCCGAGGGGGCCGTCAGCGCCGATGGCCGCGTTCTGGGATGCTATCTGCATGGTCTGTTCTCGGCAGATGGGTTCAGAAAGGCTTATCTGGAAGAACTGGGCGCGCGGGCAGCGTCGTCTGGCTTCGAAACCCGGGTTGACACCACGCTGGATGCTTTGGCCCAACATGTCGAAACTCACCTGGACCTTGATCGCTTGCTGAGCCTCGCCGAGTGA
- a CDS encoding DUF6280 family protein — protein MLDSVDGTAFNNEQGNRARKLFAAVVLAALDDAIADDKKYGNGPDQIARWARSRDGREVLSCAGIDPNERVVKGLMEFVSKGIRTSVALSREESERRNAAQAEAA, from the coding sequence ATGCTGGACTCCGTAGACGGTACCGCTTTCAACAACGAACAAGGCAACCGCGCGCGCAAATTGTTTGCCGCTGTGGTGCTGGCCGCGTTGGACGACGCAATCGCCGATGACAAGAAATACGGCAACGGCCCCGACCAGATTGCCCGCTGGGCACGTTCGCGCGACGGACGTGAGGTGTTGAGCTGTGCTGGCATCGACCCGAACGAACGTGTCGTGAAGGGCCTGATGGAATTCGTTTCCAAAGGCATTCGCACGTCCGTAGCGCTGAGCCGCGAAGAAAGCGAGCGTCGCAACGCCGCACAGGCAGAAGCCGCATAA
- the efp gene encoding elongation factor P: protein MPKINGNEIRPGNVLEHNGGLWAAVKVDHVKPGKGGAFAQVEMRNLRNGSKLNERFRSADKVERVRLEQKDQQFLYEDDGMLIFMDTETYEQIQLPADLLGERRPFLQDGMTIVVEFYESEALNATLPQKVTCTIEETEPVVKGQTAANSFKPALLDNGVRISVPPFVGQGEAIVVNTETMEYSERA from the coding sequence ATGCCCAAAATCAATGGTAACGAAATCCGGCCCGGCAACGTGTTGGAACATAATGGCGGTCTGTGGGCTGCGGTGAAGGTCGATCACGTCAAACCGGGCAAGGGCGGCGCGTTCGCTCAGGTCGAGATGCGCAACCTGCGCAACGGATCGAAACTGAACGAACGCTTCCGGTCGGCGGACAAGGTCGAACGGGTGCGGCTTGAACAGAAAGACCAACAGTTCCTTTATGAAGACGACGGGATGCTGATCTTTATGGATACGGAAACCTATGAGCAGATCCAACTGCCTGCTGACCTGCTGGGAGAGCGCCGTCCGTTCCTGCAAGATGGTATGACCATCGTGGTGGAATTCTATGAAAGTGAGGCGCTGAACGCGACCTTGCCGCAGAAAGTGACCTGTACCATTGAAGAAACCGAGCCGGTCGTCAAAGGTCAAACCGCTGCCAACAGCTTCAAGCCTGCGCTGCTAGACAATGGGGTGCGCATTTCCGTGCCGCCCTTCGTCGGGCAGGGCGAGGCCATCGTGGTAAACACGGAAACCATGGAGTATTCCGAGCGCGCATGA